Below is a genomic region from Methanococcus vannielii SB.
GATTCCATTTTCCAAATACTTTTGCTCCAATTCCCCAGCCTAAAAATTTACTGAATACTCCAACAATAATAAATATTGCTGAAAGAAAGAGGGCATCAAAATTTAAAAATGCGTATAAATTAAGTTTTGCTCCAGTATATATAAAAAATAAAGGGATTAAAAACGAATTTCCAATAGATTTCAATTCTTTTGAAAGCATTTTTCCTTCTGAAGTTTTCGATAATATTAAACCAGCCATAAACGCACCTTCAATTGCAACGTCAAACCAGTTTTGGGATAAAAAAGAAAATAAAAACATTAATCCGAGTGTAAATGATAAAACACTTTTTTCAATGTGCAATTTTTCAGCTAAATTTATATATTTTTTAATTAATTTAAAGCCTAAATACCCGGTTAATATAAAAAATAATATAATTTTTCCAGCAATTTCAAATAAATTTCCAGAACCAATCACTACAATTAAAAGAATAATCCCTAAAAAATCATCAATAATGCTTGCACTAATGGCTACAGCACCTACATCGGTTTTTAAAACATTTAAATCCATTAAAAGTCGTGTAGTTATGCCTATACTAGTTGCAGTAAGAATTACTCCGCCAATAACTGATTCTTTACTGGTATATCCAAAATTTGAAAGAATAATATATCCTAAAATTAATGGAAAAACCACGCCAAGAAGTGCGGTTATAATAGATATCCCTTCTGTTTTTTTAATTTTATGTATGTCTATTTCAAGCCCACTTAAAAACAAAAGAAACATTATTCCAAGAGTTGATAAAAAACTAAAAACTTCATTTTCATGAATAGTTATGTATTTTGGATCAATTATTCCAAAAAATAAAAGATTTCCAAAGATTATACCAACAAGTAATTCCCCAAAAACACTTGGAAGCCCGATTCGCCACATTAT
It encodes:
- a CDS encoding cation:proton antiporter, coding for MELSWVLFTIGIFLILGKIGNEIMWRIGLPSVFGELLVGIIFGNLLFFGIIDPKYITIHENEVFSFLSTLGIMFLLFLSGLEIDIHKIKKTEGISIITALLGVVFPLILGYIILSNFGYTSKESVIGGVILTATSIGITTRLLMDLNVLKTDVGAVAISASIIDDFLGIILLIVVIGSGNLFEIAGKIILFFILTGYLGFKLIKKYINLAEKLHIEKSVLSFTLGLMFLFSFLSQNWFDVAIEGAFMAGLILSKTSEGKMLSKELKSIGNSFLIPLFFIYTGAKLNLYAFLNFDALFLSAIFIIVGVFSKFLGWGIGAKVFGKWNLKEALQLASTSVPRAEIALINLMIAVTAGIILEKNISTFIAATLIFIMFTIILTPFLFKKVFR